Genomic DNA from Candidatus Kapaibacterium sp.:
AACATAGGGCATCAAAAAAGCTGTTTTTGATAGGGTATCTATACCCTATTGATACCCCATATATAGGGTATATATAGGTAACCCTTAATATAATATACTATAAAATAAACTAAATTACATTAAAGTACTAATATATATAGTTCAAAAACCGGATGGAAAATTAAGGGCTCACCAAAGAACATGGAGAACCCTATTTGTGTTAAAATGGCATGTAGTGAATCGGGTCGGTAGAGCAAGGTACAGATATAATATCAAGCCATTCGTCGTGCTGAGAGCCTTTCCCTTTGCCTTTGGACTTTACCGTGCAAGGATTTGGAAAGTTCAATTGATATTCTGTAGCCGGACCTTCATATACAACGGCAAAGTCGCCATCGTTTACTTTCAATTCGATTTGAAAGATTGTTTCACCGTTTTCAGGCGTCCATTCAAGTTTCCTGTTTGTGCTGTTATAGCTTAAAAGCATAGTTCCCCCTAAAGATTAATAATTAAAGATGTTATTTGCCTACGAAGCTATCTCTCCGTTTGTGTCGAGAATTCGAATGATTTCGACCGAATTCTCTTTGATTCGTGGTAGATGCTGAACGGTTTTGATGTCTGCATAGGCATTGATTTCAATAGCTTTTGATTTTACAAGATTCATTTTATTGTTGTAATGCTCTAAGTCTTTTTTGATTAGCCTGCGAGATTCACAAGCTTTAGATGCATCATTTAAGGTATCATTCCATTTACGGCGGAAGTGGACGAATACTAATATCGCAATGAATATCAGCGTTAGAATGATTACACTTCCGATGAACAGGTTACGAGTGTTTTCCAACTTTGATTCGGCTAAGGATGCTTCTAATTCAATCTTAGTTTGATGATGGTCAACGGTTTGATTTAACAAGTTAGTCATCCCGGGTTCAAGATTAGCAGGACGAATAACAAGCAAACCCATATTTTCCATAACCGAACCGGCAAGAGTATATTTTTTATGATGGATATATAGCTCAAATAAAGCGTTATTGACCTTAACCATATCAATTATACGGTCAAGGGATTGGAACGCCCTATAAGCCGTTTTGAGGTGATTTTCGGATAGTTGAAAATTGGAAGTTGAAATTAAGCGACCCAAACCATAGTAGCCGAAAGCTTCTCGATGAGCATCTTTAACGGTTTTTGAAATCTCAATAGCTTCGTTGAATTTTGCATCTGCTAATTTTACTTCATTGTTCTTGTAATAAAGTTCACCCTGAGCTAATTTTATATCAATCCGGTCTTTAACCAAATAGCA
This window encodes:
- a CDS encoding tetratricopeptide repeat protein, whose translation is MCLSADYSKAIQDRLELNDYDKALQIASTQKNKATHKKDTIELIKATNSQGLIFKQMEQHDMARMYFYEAVRLSKQCKFDKGEYAGFMNLGNSYELVGKYDPAIECINNAYTVAHKIDDSLAMARAKMALGNIYFSINDFERADQHFVESYILSIGDTVFVVKLFINTALNAIEMQRYQRAQNLLQTALEQCYLVKDRIDIKLAQGELYYKNNEVKLADAKFNEAIEISKTVKDAHREAFGYYGLGRLISTSNFQLSENHLKTAYRAFQSLDRIIDMVKVNNALFELYIHHKKYTLAGSVMENMGLLVIRPANLEPGMTNLLNQTVDHHQTKIELEASLAESKLENTRNLFIGSVIILTLIFIAILVFVHFRRKWNDTLNDASKACESRRLIKKDLEHYNNKMNLVKSKAIEINAYADIKTVQHLPRIKENSVEIIRILDTNGEIAS